The DNA segment acacaatttgacagctgttgaaaaacatcttgaatgcgatgaataattatgtgcacatttgAAGTGACTCAGAAAACTCTATATTCACCGCCTCCAAGATGTTTCTCAATAGCTGTCAAATGATGaaattgcattaaaataaaatttcagctCTTCCAAATGATTTTTAACATTAGAATTCAATGaaatgtcaaactcaatccagctagagtcgtgttgaaaatcatgtggaagaactgaCACATCATTGTGTTACAAAtacaatttttgacagctgttgaaataCACCTCGcaatcaatgaaaaatgttttacACATTGTTTTACGCAATTCCATTGTGGAATtggattgttttaaattacacAAATGGGTCGGGAGGTCTAATTTTTCAATACGGCCACCAGGGGTGAGGACGCGTTCAGCTTACTCATAACAAaaccattattttgttttactattaTACATCCTAAATAAAttccaaaattaaaaaaaatatcaatccGATGATCGCAACGATaacgagaaaagaaaaaaatggctaTCAGGAGAAAATTACCACTATCTTTTCGAATCAACAATGTGTGGTGTGAGCAAATACTAACCAAAATTAATTATCCCTCACAGCAGGGTAAATTATGATTTCCTCAAATACTAGGAATTGCTTAGTCCTGCCATAACATGTCATGCGCTCCAGACATATGCTTTTTCCCTACGAGCATGGACATCCTCATATAAACCTACCCATCGATAAACAAAACCGATCCGACATTGGGCAAAGCTGAATAGCTgacgagagagaaaaaaaggcacaactGCTTCAAAAATCTATCTAATTCAAAATCCTCCTGAGAAGTGCACAGGGCGCAAACAGGCCCAGCTTCCCGCTATAATGTGTTGAAAGTATTGTAAAgtaggagaaaaaaataacaggGGGAAGCAGCATTATTTCGCCCTTTGCGTGTGCTCGCCCGCAACTCCTACCCCTACTGCCGTGCCTTGGGCGATGGTGCGCCGCTACCCAAAAGCATCTGAACTACACACCAACTGAAGGCACATGTACGGCAGCCTcctacacgtacacacacacacaaacacccgtAGTCCGCGCCCCCGTCCCGATGAAGCACCGCTCGAGGGGCGGGGTGGAGAACGGTCAATCGATAAGCGTGTATTTCGTTTTATTCCTGCATCTTGGCTTCCACTCTGTTGTCGGGTTTCGATTTTTATTCCCCTGGTGCACTGTCCGACCCAACCATGATGATAGCGACAAGAGCCAGTACCCGCCCTGCACTGCCAAAGATGCTGGCGGCTGGGTCCGTGTGTGCGAGCATTGTGATGCTGCTTTATTGCATGATGGTGTGCATCTttcgcgcacacatacacccacgtGTAATGTTGTAGGTGTGTTTCCTTCCCCAGGGAACAACACAGCCGtgccgttgttgttttccGGTTTCCCTTCCCTTTGTGCGGTCCAAGGACAAGGACGGCGCGTCGGCCGAGGAGATGCGCACACGGGAACAATCATTCGTTCCGGGAGCGCAGCAGCGCAGTACAAGCAGGCACACACATGTAGCGCTGATGCTGTTCCCCTCGCTGCCGTATCGCGTTAGctggtgtgcgtgcgtgcgtgcgtgtatttACTGTAGGATGAGTGAAAGAAGCAGAGAAAATACACAATTCCAAATCTGAACAGCGTACGGGGCGCTGTCAATGCCTGCTGCTATGCTTCATTCACACTGTTGCTATtactgttgccgctgctgtgTCGACATGCTTTATGACGGCATGAGcatttttgtcttctttttcttcttctttttcctttccactATCTGCGATCCTCATTTTCGACATGATCCATTTTTCGTAAAACTTAAACCCGGGCAGTTCGACGACGCCGTGACTCATGCTTTCTTTCACGCTACTCTGTACTCTGAGTCGCTCGTTTACCATATCGGTATCGGTAAAATCATGTTCAAACAGGTCGCAGTAGACGCGAAAATTGCACAAAGGAAATAAACTGCCACCACCAGACACACTTACCACTGTGTTCGGTGAAGATGTTTGAGCCGAGCGTTCGCGCATCCTTCGACGAGCGGGGCTTGCTGCGGCTGGACCGGATCGAGCTGCCGGCACCGAGGGTAGAGATAGTTCCGGTCGGACGTTCCTTCACCTGCTGGGCACCCATTGCCCCGGCACACCAGCAGCCTGCGTATGGCGACGGGCGGTAGTCGGATGCTGCTTTTCGGCGTGGCCCTCTAACAACCGACCACCAACGAGCtgcagaagaggaagaagccgGCGCTTATCTCGGGGCGTTCGGGTACGGCTTGTACGGCTACGCGATTACACGTAATGCCGGCGGACTGATTGTAAGGGCGCacgtctctcgctctctctctcactctttctccttttctctgcctgtatgtttgtgtgttttgtatacGGCGtcaagcatacacacacacatacacactttcacacacacacacacttcacatGTGTCGCACTAATGATTCTATCAGACGCAGACCCCGCATACAGTGATAGACACAGAGTAtgagaaaaacaacaccaccataCCCCAccgtacccacacacacacacacgcgcgtaaaACCGACGGGAAGGAGCTCTAATACACTTTTCTTCCTCCTCACACACCCTTTACTCTTCTATCTCCCCCTATGgatttcttcccttttttcctattCTCACCGTTTTCCACCTTAGCCCCCAACCGAGCGGCTGAGCGTAATTGTGTACGCGGCGCacacttccacacacacacatacacacactctatTTTGCTCCACTTGCTTTCTGCTCACTTTCGGCAGAGAGATATCGAAAAATCACTACACACagtgatgctgttgctgctgtggggCTTTCTGGGACCGCCTCACATTCTTCACCGCAGCGGGCACAAAAGAGGAAcaggaacaacaacaacaacaaaataatacagGCCCGTTGatggccgctgctgctgctgctgactgcTACGACGCTTGCCGAGATGAACCGTGTGCCgcacacaacaccaccatcaaccACTACACTCTTGCGCACATACACTCTCTTTGGCGTTTGTGTgcgcacacaccaacacactaacttcgcacacacacgcaagcggGCACGAGCGTAAACACTTCCGGTGGTAGGGGGGGGGCAGAAAGAAAAGTGTTCAGCCACACTTTTAATCTTCGGTGCGCTGCGCCTTCACATTACGGTGAAAATTCGGCCTGCGTCTAGGCGCTGTGGGGTTGAACAGTATGCCGCCGCGGGAGAGATGCTGATCCTGCTGGAAGAAGGACGCGACACATTTAGCAATTCTACGCCGACAGATGGTTCGCAACCATAGCGAGCGGTGGTGCGGGAGAGTTTGCGAAACTCGTGCAAAGAAAGAGGGAAAACAAAAGGGGAAAGAGCAACGACGTCTAACTCCTCGCACCCATCGCCTACTGCGCGACGCACGCTCGCTGCAACTTTGCCAAATTCTGTTTGCCTCGTGTGGGGTGGGAGGTGGAGGAAGCAAAGAAAATCACTTCCTGTCTGCTACTATTTTTCCACCTATCCATAcgcttttctctctttcgctaTCTCAACCTACAGCTACACTGGAGAGATTGTGTGTCTCCAAACCATTTCCGAAGCTGATGCAagtagcggtggtggtgtggggtGTTCCCTGGCTCTGCCAAGTGCATCAATTCCAGTAGCCCTGTATGGATGGAGTGTGGCGATGAGGAGGTGGTTTGCCCTAAGGCAGAAAAGATGGAAATACatacacagacgcacacacacaacttcaTCTGGAGCAAATGAAAACCCACAAGCGAAAGACTGTAAGTCCGTTACTCGTGACAAATTGACACAAAAAAGACTACTTCATACGTTTTCCAGCATTTCTTTGCATACACAACTTCATCTTTTGTTTCTATCCCTCTAGGGATGGCTGCTTTGATGAAGCCGCTTCAATGAATGCCACTGAAACTGGAAATGGAACTGGATGTTTGCCTCACATTTAACTTCCATTCAAACATTTTCttatcaaaaaacaaaataaaacagctaAAATTCCTCTGTCGACTTGTCGTCCGTGAAGGTAACtttacatacacacgcacacacactgcatTTCCTCCTCACTTGCATTTTTGATCGGAATTTCTTTCCCGATTATTGCTGAAAAAAGCATCCGCACGATAAATATTAGGAAGAAGACAACCGTTTTCACACGCCAGCGCCACCGCTTGCTACGTTTTTCATCGCACTTCTTGGCCGCGCGCACCCGGAAGGGGTGAAAAACCTGCATACTTCCTCGTCTCTTCACTATCCCGGTTCCAGGTACACCGCCGTACCCCCCTTTCATCCTCCACGTCTAGTAATAAAAACTCTCCGGCAGAATCTTTCAGTTCTCGCGAgaagatgcttttttttttgttttccagcaGAATGTAACCAAAGGGCTAGGAAAGGTTTGCTTTCCCGTGCTCTTCTTGTTCTTTTAATGATGCCGATGATTTCGTTTCCTAGCTTTACTTTTCATCTTCCTTTCCTGCCACGCTCCCACCTCACggtcccaccaccaccaccagcttccATGATTCTTCTTTCACAAACCACTACCAACACTTACGCTGCACACACTCTGGTACCGTTTTACAGTGGGAAAAAAGCGAATCTCCCTTTCCACTGCCGCACAACCTTGGCAACCAACCGCCACCACCCACCGCTTCTTCTTCGCGCTCTCCTCACTTCACACAGCAGCCGAGTACGACTGTGTGTGACCGGAACGGCCCAAGCGCACGGAGGCGAGGAAACTTCTTGTCTGTCCGTGAGCAACCGTTGCGTTTAAGCCATTCTGAAGGGGCACGCCGTTTAGTTTATGCATTGACCAGATGTGTCACGCAAAAAATAACACGGAATTCCTCTAACCGAACGCGTAGCACGCACTGCGTTCActtgcttcttttcttcttcagtGTATCGGTGGCCTCTGTGGGCTTGATGTTGAAGCTAGCTGAATAGAAAATTAATTGATCGCTACACAACCGGCAGGTTCGTTCGCCACTTTCTGCTTTGACATTTGAATGCAAACGATATGACAGAAGGGATTATAGCAAGGGCTGTGATGGAACGAGGTCAATTATTAGCCAACATCGATTTGGTCTCCTTGGATGTCATTTGACAGCAGAAAGCCCTTGAAAATTCATCAAACACTCAAATATATATACTTACTAGAGGCATACATAATTTTCCTGTAAAATTTATGAACTAATTAACAAATTACTTGCGATTACCAGCCCGATTCAttattaaattcattaaaatcattattaatcTAAAGGGGCTTTCAAACTGATGTAAAGAACTTTAGGGTACTTATCAAATCGTTCTGCATTACTTGACTTCGTTCCTACACAGTCCTTGGGTTTAAACTAGCAACATAGTATAGGAGGTAAAAAACTATATCATAATGATTTTGAGATTTAAATTCGgctataaataaaatatttcgtAATTTGTAATTGAATCCCAGCTGTTGTTACGCCTGGTAACAGTTTATTGAGTAGTTGAAAAGTCTTTCTTTGCCAACACCAGCTTTTACAATTGTTGTTCaacatgtttatttattctcATCAGATcaaaatcattaaaacattTATCCGTCTTCTTCCTCTGTTTgagttttaattattcaacGTTGATCTGAAATGTCAATGACATCTTTATTTTACCATCGTATCGTCATGTCAAATCActcgaaatgaaatgaactcGTTTACAGAACAAGATGAAGAAATATACAGCATTGTTTACACGAATGCTGTTTTGAATAGCGAAATTGCGGATTTTTTACAGGGCAAAAGCGTGCCAACCaaaaattcaataattcaATAGCCATCGCAGTTCAACCAGTGAGGGCCAACTaaacacaccaaaaattaTGCTGAAGTAATAAACTTGATGTTTGAAAAATTGCTCTATAATAGCAGTGAAATACAcgtaaataatgataaaatatgGTACCAGCGATCTTTTTAGCTCTCGTGATATTTTTACCACAATATCCGGCATCTGACTGTAATCGTGTTCCGGCATTGCATGAGCTAACCCGTCGATAATGCTTCAGCAAACAAACGTCAAACTGTCAGATCCTGCAATTCTAGAAACGTCGAATCTTCATTTTCCTTCGATTTGAAGCAAACTCGCAGCAAAGAGGGAAATAGCAACGCAGAGACTAAATTTGGAATCGCACtgactttttttcttctattgctCCAACTCAACCTGATCTCTTGCTAAGCCGTGCTCAGCAAATTGTGTGTTCGTGCACTTGTTTTCTGTGTTAATTTGTACGATATAAGTCGAACGGAAGCCAACCAGTGCAAAGATGTCGGAAAGCGACTGGGACACAGTGACCGTATTGCGTAAAAAGGCTCCAAAAGCGGCCACACTAAAGACTGAATCGGCCATCAATAAGGCACGCCGTCAAGGAATTCCAGTGGAGACCACACAGAAATGTAAGTACTGAGGGAAGGCCGGCCTCGGGTGGGCAAGCGTTAAGGGTGACCTTATTTCCCGAACGCAATTCAAAACAATGTGCTGAGCAAAACAGTGATGTTTTCCGGCATGTCCGCTTGTCAAGCGGCATGGTGGGCTCTTTACACGCAGGCACCCCCCTGAAACAGCAATATGATGCAATTTATATTTAACTTTCTAGCATGACACCACATGCCATGTGCTTGTCGttggttttgcatttttttctaattgtGTCTTTATTTTCCCCTCTTTTCAGTCAACGCTGGAACCAACAAACAGCATGTTGCGGCTAAAAATACAGCCAAACTGGATCGCGAAACGGACGAATTGCGTCACAAAACGCTTGCACCGTCCGTTGCGAAGCTAATCATGCAGGGCCGTCAGGCGAAGGGACTGAGCCAGAAGGATCTCGCTACGGTAAGGGTACAATTTCGCTCGTGGCGCGGATAGCTCGCCCAATTGGATGCGTCCAATGTTGCTTATCGTGTATCTCGCACAATCTCACTCCTACAGCAAATTTGTGAAAAGCCACAAATCGTTAACGACTACGAGGCGGGCCGTGGCATTCCAAACAACTTGATCTTGGGCAAAATCGAGCGCATCATCGGCATTAAGCTGCGCGGTAAGGATATCGGCACACCCATGCTGCCTCCCGGTAAGAAGTGAGATGTCGGGAGGCAGTAGAATCGCTCGTCTGCTCGCTGGTTCTTCTCAACGCACCTGTGTACAGCGCACCAACAAAGGCGGGAGGCCCCATTTAATAGTTGTAACGTTTAAGAGAAGCACTGCGGGGTGAAGCACCATAACTTTTTTGGCGGCGGTGTAATGCAGGGAAAGGCGAAAACCGACTGAAAATGCTATATCACCACTGTGTAGACACGATCATTTACGGCGAGAAGAAGTGCAGGCCTCCCTAAATCAGTGCAGCACCACTCGGTACGGTGAGCGGTAGTGGCACAGCTTTCGAAAATAACACTTGATACTACTGTAAACATGCCGCCGTGTGTTTGGTGTCATGGTAACAGCAACAGAGATACAGAACGCATTTTGCCGCTTCATTAAAGAAGTcgggaaataaaaatatttaaatcggCATTTTCTTGTAGAAGTACGCACGATGATGATTGTATGGCTAAGGCTTGCGGTTTCGCGTCGCATCACACTCAAACTGAATGTTTAAAACCTTTTCCAATTTAAATGCAAACCAGTTTGATTGGTACAAATTTCAGCAGTTCAGCCAAATGTGTATTGTGTAGAATAAAGCTTCATTcgatgttctttttttgttaatggAGTAAATTACTCGCGAGTCGCAGACTACAGACCACGAAAGCAATTTTATAggacgctgctgctgttgaacaGGTTGTTGTAGCCTCAAAGAATCATCATGCATCTATTGGACTTTTGCTGTATaacatttgattttgaaatatACTTGTGCTCATTACTCTCTACTTCCAAGTAATTCCGTGAACAGCAGTCATTTTGTTAGAATCAGTTGAAAGAACTCTTAGGTTGAAAGTTTTGTTAAGATTCAGATTACTTCGCGCTCCTGTTTCCATCCATTTTTAATTgcgaaacataaaattttacatttaCGCTCAAACGATATTaggaaaatttgaatttgaagagAAAGATGAATTTTACATGTTTATTCATCGAAAAGAATTGAAACTCCCTTTATTGACCAAGCCAATCAACGCTCTAATCTTTTCggaggtgcagagtctcttcCTTGATGCCATCCTTAGTAATAATGTTGATGATAACGGAATCACCCGTGTAAATATCACGTTCCGTGGCAGAAATAAACGTATCCTTGATGATCGAGATGGCTTTCTCCATTTTGACCGGTTCCGGATCCGCGTTCAGCATGTTCTTCTGGCCGATTTGATTGTCCAGCACCGGTTGCAACAATGGTCCGGCTGATCCGCCCGCCCGGTACGTTGTCATTTCACAGTGGCCGATCGGATCGTAGCTGTAGACGACACCTTTACCGTCCTGGTCCAATCCAGCCAGCACGTTCGACACGTAGTACGGGAAGAACCGACGGTTGTACATCAGAATCGACAGCATCTGGGCAACGGCCGGTGTGGACATGTTCTTCTGATGCTGATCCTTGTACATTTGCATCCGCACCTTCACCAAGCTGGTCAGTGCGAGCGTGTCGCACCAGCAACCGGTGGACGCCAGCACGGTTTTGTCCGACAGACGGAACAGTTTGTTTTGCGTACGCGTATGAATCGAGTAGCCGGAACTGAGCCGAGTGTCCGCACCAATGACGGCAAAATCCTCGCCGGCTATGGCTACAACACTCCTAGAAGATGCAATAATTCGTGTCATTCTCTCTCCGGGCCTCTTAACCTAACATTGGCAGGGAGTACGCGGAGGTGCCGCCGAAGCCTTTCAACTTACCCGCCGTTAGATTCGTACGGATAAAACTGCACCTTACGTGCTCCAGGCACTTCGTACTCGGGGAAATTCTCGATTCCAAGCATGTTTGTTGCTGTAAATTACACGGAACCACAAATGATATTTCACCGATCTGTTCGTTGCCGAATGctctgtttcttcttcttcagtgACTGTGCGAAATAAACAGAGACGTTTTGAAGGAAATGCTTGACGTTTCTTCATGAGTAGAGATGTACAAACTTAACGGGTGGAACATTACGTTCTGATGAGATTTTATGAAAATCATCAAacatacagtggagcgccgtttatccgagTACCTTTTAttcggctttccgtttatccgtgctgttgagaaatgacagctcaatacaaaggtgacattgcgttatgaggaggatatttgaaaaagcggttataagagcacattgtcataacaaaaaacactataattcatggcaaatttcaaatattctcattggaaaacatgaagttaatgaaaactgggttatttttatcagaaaataaGAATATTTTCCAAAACCTAATCAGAAATtggtaataaaataatcatttgactcattaccCGTGTTTTTCGCTTATCTGGGCGAGTTAAAGTCCCGAGATGCCCGGacaaacggcgctccactgtaatttAGTTTAAAATTTTCTTGAAGTTCCTAAATCATATCACTCTCATAATtatttaacctttaagttggcaaccggatacccgggtagttttttaaactttaaactgaaataacttttgattcattgcttttattgacctgaaatttaccgtagcctcccaacttttaatttctgattttttggtgcataaattgtaattttaaacagtctgtaagtattttattttgaatttttttttaactttaccacgtaagttggcaaccagcatacccgggtattccatacattctgtatggagaatgacgtttctcttcttcctcttttcgtattgtgcttatttttgagtcaaattcaagcgattccaaattttaatatgaccgttatttttatattaaaatgaaaaaaacttaatgaataaatgaaatagaagagaatatatggtccgcattacttgcttacagcattaaaatatagaaaacattgtttacctatgaaaatcgttaattttttgcatcaaaacgtgtggaatacccgggtatgccggttgccaacttacgtgtgtaaatctggttgccaactctacggttaaaacataaaaatttcATGAGCAAATCAaatagcgcgtggccacggagctgaaaaaatgttgaaaaaattttcaactttgtcaaaattgcttgtcaactgcaaaaaagagcttttctcgtggccgcaccaaaaacatacacaagagcgacaaaaagctccaacatctgaatatcatcgatattttgtttaagaagcactaactaggtacataaatcaattagaatcatgcattttagcattattatcataacaatgggtcacaactgcgccaaatagctgtttgtttacgctttttcacgaacgtcaaattttgtcaacttttgtcaacttttttcctggctgctccaggtcacaaaatttagacaaaagctcaaaaaagtgacaaaa comes from the Anopheles coluzzii chromosome 2, AcolN3, whole genome shotgun sequence genome and includes:
- the LOC120949561 gene encoding proteasome subunit beta type-1 gives rise to the protein MLGIENFPEYEVPGARKVQFYPYESNGGSVVAIAGEDFAVIGADTRLSSGYSIHTRTQNKLFRLSDKTVLASTGCWCDTLALTSLVKVRMQMYKDQHQKNMSTPAVAQMLSILMYNRRFFPYYVSNVLAGLDQDGKGVVYSYDPIGHCEMTTYRAGGSAGPLLQPVLDNQIGQKNMLNADPEPVKMEKAISIIKDTFISATERDIYTGDSVIINIITKDGIKEETLHLRKD
- the LOC120949563 gene encoding endothelial differentiation-related factor 1 homolog; amino-acid sequence: MSESDWDTVTVLRKKAPKAATLKTESAINKARRQGIPVETTQKFNAGTNKQHVAAKNTAKLDRETDELRHKTLAPSVAKLIMQGRQAKGLSQKDLATQICEKPQIVNDYEAGRGIPNNLILGKIERIIGIKLRGKDIGTPMLPPGKK